The proteins below are encoded in one region of Pleuronectes platessa chromosome 12, fPlePla1.1, whole genome shotgun sequence:
- the LOC128453040 gene encoding exportin-5, with protein sequence MADPVAAVCEQLVKAVNVMMDAETSQIYRLEALKFYEEFKETNSFCVPCGLQLADKAHPAVVRHFGLQILEHVIKFRWNNMPQQEKVQLKECAMQLLSNGTHSILEEESHIKDVLSRITVEMIKREWPQHWPDMLKEMEALTSQGEAQTELVMLILLRLAEDVITFQALPAQRRRDIQQTLTQNMENIFSFMMAILQLNVEDYRRLKGIPGHELKARAHCRVAVATLNTLAGYIDWVSLVYITSGNCHLLEMLCLLLSEPELQLEAAECLLIAISRKGKLEDRKPFMLLFDDVAIHYILSAAQSADGLAICKISPESQAVEVVERRYIFLKRLCQVLCALGGQLCPLVGSEAEVEIPTNLSKYMEALLSFTTHSSQFLKSSTLATWGALFRHETISKDAVVKEMAVRYLKASMTNLVKAGFPSRDNSPSCEYSRVDFDSDEDFNSFFNSFRAQQGEVVRCASRVVPLEAFQIAAEWLQYQIASPIDIGDTTSKSAEGLCSLLSPSVVQWDAMTIFMECMVTQIFKSLEEEKLPIDQSMKLLQAVLDYETKDPLILSCVLTNVSALFPFVLHRPHFLPQVLYKLFKAITFEVGQDTKTPRTRSVKNVRRHACSSIIKICRDYPQFILPCFDMFYNHVKKLFSSVSALTHLEKSSLMESMVLISNQFKDFAKQKAFLDELMASVVAEWTSDEMKHVLCNPAVFLTFIGADQTVAEQSADTDTSGLNRGRLSFCLYAMLGVVKRARWPADLEEAKAGGFVVGSSPAGAPIYRNPCTAQFQLLLPNLLALIRTHNSLFMPENMARLSETFSRVHDVMDKEKNVVLGLSQPALDIYDSPVYRSNLERMQGFLSTVYDNCFHILGNVGLSLQQEFYTIDRLAEEIAGSAFVSLDHVPDHRLRPMIRVFVRQLTLSCPQEYYNSLLCPLLGPLFAYMQQRLNSKWQVINQRTSVSGEEEEEVVCQDTQVTQEMLEEQLVRLLTRELLDLLSVSCIARKVPESAANKEEVEEEDMMTESVQMGCPQPTEELTELGKCLLKHENIYMSLLTLAFTSLSWKDTTNCHRTASMVCWTLLRQVVGGNLLPEAVTWFYTSVLRGLQIHGQHEVCNSTLSQLALLIYENLRPRYTELRTVMTQIPNVNLESLDQYDHRLVDPNAQKVGEKKRKDQFKKLIAGTVGKALCQQFRKEVHIRNLPSLFKKPKPDKDVLNSEALGLAALFSPENISL encoded by the exons ATGGCCGACCCGGTGGCTGCCGTGTGCGAGCAGCTCGTCAAAGCTGTGAACGTGATGATGGACGCGGAAACGAGTCAGATATACCGACTGGAGGCCCTGAAG TTTTACGAGGAGTTTAAAGAGACCAACTCCTTCTGTGTCCCATGCGGCTTACAACTAGCCGACAAAGCCCACCCAGCTGTAGTGAGACACTTTGGTTTGCAAATTCTGGAGCATGTCATCAA GTTCCGATGGAACAACATGCCGCAACAAGAGAAAGTCCAGCTGAAGGAGTGTGCCATGCAACTCTTATCAAAT GGTACTCATTCtatcctggaggaggagagccatATCAAAGATGTCCTGTCCCGAATCACAGTGGAAATGATCAAGAGAGAATGGCCTCAACACTGGCCAGACATGCTGAAAGAGATGGAGGCTCTCACTAGCCAAGGG GAGGCCCAGACCGAGCTGGTGATGTTGATCCTGCTGAGGCTGGCAGAGGACGTGATCACCTTCCAAGCGTTGCCTGCACAGCGACGCAGAGACATCCAGCAGACGCTCACCCAAAACATGGAAAACATCTTCAGTTTTATGATGGCCATTTTGCAACTCAACGTGGAGGACTATCGTAGACTG AAAGGAATACCTGGACATGAACTGAAA GCCAGAGCTCACTGTCGAGTCGCTGTGGCTACGCTGAACACACTTGCAGGCTACATCGACTGGGTGTCGCTGGTCTACATCACCTCTGGAAACTGCCATCTACTGGAGatgttgtgtttgctgctgagtGAGCCGGAGCTGCAGCTCGAGGCAGCAGAGTGTCTGCTCATCGCAATCAGCCGGAAG GGCAAGCTGGAGGATAGGAAGCCATTCATGCTGCTCTTTGATGATGTGGCCATACACTACatcctctctgcagctca GTCTGCAGATGGACTGGCCATATGCAAGATATCCCCAGAATCCCA agcagtggaggtggtggagcggCGCTACATCTTTCTGAAGAGGCTGTGTCAGGTGCTGTGCGCTCTCGGAGGCCAGCTCTGCCCATTAGTG GGTTCAGAGGCAGAGGTGGAAATCCCTACAAATCTCAGCAAGTACATGGAAGCTCTTTTGTCCTTCACTACACATTCCAGTCAG TTTTTGAAATCGTCCACTCTGGCTACTTGGGGAGCTTTGTTCAGACATGAGACGATATCAAAGGATGCGGTTGTTAAGGAGATGGCCGTCAGATACCTCAAAGCATCTATGACCAACCTTGTTAAG GCTGGGTTTCCATCGAGAGACAATAGTCCAAGTTGTGAGTACTCCCGTGTGGACTTTGACAGTGACGAGGACTTCAACTCTTTCTTTAATT CTTTTCGAGCGCAGCAGGGAGAGGTGGTAAGGTGCGCATCTCGTGTTGTTCCCCTGGAGGCCTTTCAGATAGCAGCGGAATGGTTACAGTATCAGATTGCCAGCCCTATTGATATTGGGGATACcacat CTAAGTCCGCAGAGGGCCTGTGCTCCCTCCTGTCTCCATCTGTGGTTCAGTGGGATGCGATGACTATCTTCATGGAGTGCATGGTCACACAGATCTTCAAAAGTCTGGAAGAGGAG AAGCTGCCAATAGATCAGAGTATGAAGCTGCTACAGGCCGTGCTGGACTATGAAACCAAAGACCCGCTCATTTTGTCCTGTGTACTCACCAACGTCTCGGCCCTCTTCCCGTTTGTCCTGCACAGACCACACTTCCTGCCACAGGTCCTCTACAAG CTGTTTAAAGCCATCACCTTTGAGGTCGGTCAGGACACTAAG ACACCTCGGACCAGGTCTGTGAAGAATGTGAGGAGGCACGCCTGTTCTTCTATCATCAAAATTTGCCGGGACTACCCACAGTTCATCCTG ccTTGTTTTGACATGTTTTACAACCACGTGAAGAAGCTGTTCTCCAGCGTCTCCGCGCTGACTCACCTGGAGAAATCGTCACTGATGGAATCGATGGTGCTGATCAGCAACCAGTTCAAAGACTTTGCGAAGCAGAAGGCTTTTCTCGACGAGCTGATGGCGTCAGTGGTTGCAGAATGGACGTCAGATGAGATGAAACA TGTGCTGTGTAACCCTGCCGTGTTCCTGACATTTATTGGAGCTGATCAGACGGTGGCTGAGCAAAGTGCAGATACAGACACATCGGGTCTTAATAGGGGGCGA CTGAGCTTCTGTTTGTATGCCATGTTGGGGGTGGTGAAACGGGCGCGTTGGCCTGCAGACCTGGAGGAAGCCAAGGCTGGTGGCTTCGTCGTGGGTTCCTCCCCCGCTGGGGCCCCCATCTACAGAAACCCCTGCACTGCACAGTTTCAGCTCCTGCTGCCCAACCTGTTGGCTCTTATCAG GACTCACAACAGTCTGTTCATGCCAGAGAACATGGCTCGTCTGAGTGAGACCTTCTCTCGGGTCCACGATGTGATGGATAAAGAGAAAAATGTGGTCCTGG gTCTCTCTCAGCCTGCGCTGGATATTTACGACTCTCCGGTGTACAGAAGCAATCTGGAGCGCATGCAGGGATTTTTATCCACAGTCTACGACAACTG CTTCCATATCCTGGGAAATGTAGGTCTGTCCCTGCAACAGGAGTTCTACACCATTGATAGGTTGGCTGAAGAAATAGCCGGCTCTGCTTTCGTTTCCCTCGACCACGTGCCCGACCACAGACTTCGCCCCATGATT CGGGTGTTTGTGAGGCAATTGACGCTATCATGTCCTCAGGAGTACTACAACAGCCTACTCTGCCCCCTGCTGGGCCCTCTGTTTGCCTACATGCAGCAG AGACTCAACAGTAAGTGGCAGGTCATCAACCAGAGGACTTCTGTAAG tggggaggaggaggaggaggtggtgtgtCAGGACACCCAGGTGACCCAGGAGATGTTGGAGGAACAGCTGGTGCGGCTGCTCACCAGAGAGCTGCTGGATCTTCTCT CCGTGAGCTGCATTGCCAGAAAAGTGCCTGAATCAGCAGCAAATAAGGAGGAAGTAGAAG AGGAAGACATGATGACGGAGTCGGTGCAGATGGGGTGTCCCCAGCCcacagaggagctgacagagCTGGGGAAATGCCTTTTGAAGCACGAG AACATCTACATGTCCCTGTTGACCCTGGCCTTCACCTCACTGTCATGGAAGGACACCACCAACTGCCACCGCACTGCTTCCATGGTCTGCTGGACACTTCTGCGACAG GTCGTAGGGGGTAATCTTCTACCTGAGGCGGTGACATGGTTTTATACCAGTGTTCTTAGAGGCCTTCAGATTCATGGCCAGCATGAAGTCTGC